CGCCACCAGCTCGGCGGGATCCCCGGCCGCCGCCGCCTCCCCGAGGAGGTGCGAGCTCACCTTGAGCACCACCTGTTCGTGGTCGCGCACCGCCAGCAGGGTCGAGCCGGGCGCGAGGCGGGCGTCCGTGAGATCGGGGAAAGCGCAGTGGTCGAGGGCCACGACCAGCTCGGGGAACCCGGCCAGGACCCCGGCGAGGGCCGCCAGCTGGTGGGAGAAGACGGTGAGCACGACGACCAGACCGGCGTCCCGCGCCGCGCCGAACACCGCCCGCACGCGGGCGCCGGCGGCCGACCGGGGCGAAGCGACCGCTTCCGCCTCCGCCCACGCCGAGCCCGGCGCCACCGCGAACAGCCGGACCCCGCACACGCCGGGGCGGCCGGCCAGGGTGCCCACGTCGGCCGCCAGCTCGGATGCGCTCCGGCTCCCGTCATCGAGGTCCACCGCCACCACGGCCCGCAGGGCCGGTCCGCCGCCGCCCACCGCGTCCAGGAGGTAGCCGTTGTCGTAGCCGT
This sequence is a window from Acidimicrobiales bacterium. Protein-coding genes within it:
- a CDS encoding amidohydrolase family protein → MAPHERGRPAVGSAPRQREEAGGRGPTGETEPIVDTHVHVVDALRQPLRPTGVGRRWWDAPHRDAGAFRAVMADHGVAAAVLVQPVGAYGYDNGYLLDAVGGGGPALRAVVAVDLDDGSRSASELAADVGTLAGRPGVCGVRLFAVAPGSAWAEAEAVASPRSAAGARVRAVFGAARDAGLVVVLTVFSHQLAALAGVLAGFPELVVALDHCAFPDLTDARLAPGSTLLAVRDHEQVVLKVSSHLLGEAAAAGDPAELVAELADVFGPGRLLWGSDYPQTGDDYGALLTLARRAARLLPPAGRRDFFGGTAARIFGFQPLLPTSGATSSENAAI